TCGTCAATTCGTGATAATGCGTCGCGAACAAGGCCCGTGAGCGGTTCTGGTCATGCAGATGCTCGATCACCGAAGCGGCGATGGCCATGCCGTCATAGGTCGCCGTGCCGCGCCCGATTTCGTCCAGGATGACGAAGCTGCGTTCGGTGGCCTGGTTCAGGATGGCGGCGGTTTCCACCATCTCCACCATGAAGGTCGAATGCCCGCGCGCCAGATCGTCGGCGGCTCCCACGCGGCTGAACAGCCGGTCGATGATTCCGATTTTCGCTTCCGCCGCCGGGACGAACGATCCGACATGCGCCAGCACGGCGATCAGCGCGTTCTGGCGCAGGAAGGTCGACTTGCCCGCCATGTTCGGCCCGGTGAGCAGCCACAGGCGCTGCGCATCCTGCAGATCGCAGTCATTGGCGATGAAGCTCGCGGCGCTGGTTTGCGCGAGCGCCTGCTCCACCACCGGATGCCGCCCGCCCCGGATGGAGAAATCCGCGCCGTCCGTTAAAACCGGACGGCAATAACGATGATCCTGCGCCAGAACCGCGAGGCCCGCCGTCACGTCGAGCAGCGCCATGGACGCCGCCGCCATGCGGATGGCCGCGATGCGTTCCATGACCATCTCGGCGAGATCGGCGAAAATCTGCAATTCGAGTGAAAGCGCCCGCGCCGCCGCTTCGGCGATTTTCTTTTCCAGTTCGCTAAGCTCCACCGTCGTAAAGCGCGCGGCGTTGGCAAGCGACTGGCGGTGGATGAACAGTTCCTTGCGGTCGTGCAGCTTGTCGGCATGCAACGCGGTGACTTCGATATGATAGCCGATCACCTGATTATATTTGATCTTCAGGCCAGTCACGCCGCTTTCATGGGCGTAACGCTGCTGCAGGCCGATGACGAGTTTCTGGCCGTCGTCGCGCAGGCTCATAAGCTCGTCGAGCGCCGCGGTATAACCGGGCGCGATGAATCCGCCGTCGCGGGCGAGCAGCGGCAGATCGTCCTTCAGCGCCCGGGACAGATGATCGGCCAGCGCGGCGTGATCGCCAAGCCCTTCCATCGCTTCGGCCAGCAAGGACGGCATTTCGCCGCGCGGCATGGCGAGCAAATGGCTGCGCATCGCGGCGGCTTGAGCCAGCGCGTCGCGCAGCGCGGCAAGATCGCGCGGCCCGCCGCGCTGAAGCGCGATGCGTGCCAGGGAGCGTTCGAGATCGGGACTCTGCCGCAGATTCAGGCGGAGACGCTCGGCGCTTTCCCGGCGGGCGATGAAATATTCGACGGTATTGAGCCTCGCATCGATCGCCGCGACCTCGTTCAGCGGCGCGGCGAGCCACGACGCCAGCATCCGCGCGCCCGCGCCGGTTACGGTGCGGTCGATGGCGGCGAGCAGCGACTCCTTGCGCTCGCCTTTCATATTGCGCGTGAGTTCGAGATTGCGCGACGTCGCGGCGTCGATGGCCATGACGCTGCCCTGGCGCACCTGCTGCGGGGGAGACAGATGGCGCAGTTCATGTTTCTGCGTCAGTTCGGCATAGTCGATCAGCGCGCCCAGCGCGGCGATCTCGGCGCGGCGAAAATCGCCGAAGGCCGTCAGCGTGCCGACATTATATAAGGCATGCAATCTCTTGGCCGCGTTGGCGCTGTCGAAGCGGCTACGGGGCAGGGGGGTCAGCGCCGCTTTGAACGGCGCGAGGCTCGCATGCATCTCGCGCTCGGCCATGTCGTCGGGCAGCAGGATTTCTCCGGGCTGCAGCCGCTCGGCCAGCGCGCCGATGTCTTCCGTGCGCAATAACTGGACCGCGGGCCGGCCCGCGGTCAGGTCGAACCATGCCGCCGCCGTCTCGCCGCCGATTTCGGCGATGGCAAGCAGATGATTATGCTGCCGCGTATCGAGCAGCGTATCTTCGGTCAGCGTGCCGGGCGTGACGATGCGGACGACCGAACGCCCGACGATGGATTTCGCGCCGCGCTTGCGCGCCTCGGCGGGGCTTTCCGTCTGTTCGGCGATGGCGACGCGAAAGCCTTTGCGGATCAGCTTGGCGAGATAGGATTCATAAGAATGCGCGGGAACGCCGCACATCGGAATGTCCTGCCCCTGATGCTGGCCGCGCCGCGTCAGCGCGATGTCGAGCGCCTGCGACGCCTGCACCGCGTCGTCGAAAAACAATTCATAGAAATCGCCCATCCGGAAGAACAGCAGCGTTCCCGGATGCTGGGCCTTCAGCGCCATATACTGCGCCATGACCGGCGTCGCTTCCGGCGCGTCGGGCGGTATGAGATGGAGGGCGGTGGACATCGGCGGCGGATCATCCATAATGGTTCATCAATATGCGAACAGGAATTAATCAGGAGCCGGGGTAAATGTCCACCATTGTTCCCATCCGTTTTTCCGTGACGCCTGAAGTGACGGCTCTGGGCGTGAAGGTTGCATGTTTTGCGGTTTATGGATTGGACAACGCGGCCTATGGCCCGGCGTTCGAATCTTTCCGGAAAAGCAGGCTCGGCGAACTAAAATCTAAATGGGAACGGGCAACCTATGCCGAAGACCCGATTCTTAAAGGGTTCAGGCAATTGCATGAAAAGATAGGCAAAACCGGAAAACGATGGACATCGTCGCCGGAAAATCTCCGCCGGTTATTGCTCGAACTTGAAGATTTTCCGAAAATCAACCCGGTAGTCGATATCTACAATGTCGTCTCTCTGGAAACCGGGCTTGCGCTGGGCGCGCATGATATCGCCAGCATCGCGGGAGGCGTGACTTTAAGATTAACGACCGGGTCTGAAAAATTCTGGCCTA
This genomic interval from Alphaproteobacteria bacterium contains the following:
- the mutS gene encoding DNA mismatch repair protein MutS — encoded protein: MSTALHLIPPDAPEATPVMAQYMALKAQHPGTLLFFRMGDFYELFFDDAVQASQALDIALTRRGQHQGQDIPMCGVPAHSYESYLAKLIRKGFRVAIAEQTESPAEARKRGAKSIVGRSVVRIVTPGTLTEDTLLDTRQHNHLLAIAEIGGETAAAWFDLTAGRPAVQLLRTEDIGALAERLQPGEILLPDDMAEREMHASLAPFKAALTPLPRSRFDSANAAKRLHALYNVGTLTAFGDFRRAEIAALGALIDYAELTQKHELRHLSPPQQVRQGSVMAIDAATSRNLELTRNMKGERKESLLAAIDRTVTGAGARMLASWLAAPLNEVAAIDARLNTVEYFIARRESAERLRLNLRQSPDLERSLARIALQRGGPRDLAALRDALAQAAAMRSHLLAMPRGEMPSLLAEAMEGLGDHAALADHLSRALKDDLPLLARDGGFIAPGYTAALDELMSLRDDGQKLVIGLQQRYAHESGVTGLKIKYNQVIGYHIEVTALHADKLHDRKELFIHRQSLANAARFTTVELSELEKKIAEAAARALSLELQIFADLAEMVMERIAAIRMAAASMALLDVTAGLAVLAQDHRYCRPVLTDGADFSIRGGRHPVVEQALAQTSAASFIANDCDLQDAQRLWLLTGPNMAGKSTFLRQNALIAVLAHVGSFVPAAEAKIGIIDRLFSRVGAADDLARGHSTFMVEMVETAAILNQATERSFVILDEIGRGTATYDGMAIAASVIEHLHDQNRSRALFATHYHELTTLAERLPHLSCHTMKIKEWQNDIIFMHEVVPGTADRSYGIHVAKLAGLPPAVIARAESFLAALEQKESAKDLPLFTASTAPAVLRESVSPALDRLKNLDPDDLTPKDALREIYELKSLVK
- a CDS encoding phenylalanine--tRNA ligase beta subunit-related protein; protein product: MSTIVPIRFSVTPEVTALGVKVACFAVYGLDNAAYGPAFESFRKSRLGELKSKWERATYAEDPILKGFRQLHEKIGKTGKRWTSSPENLRRLLLELEDFPKINPVVDIYNVVSLETGLALGAHDIASIAGGVTLRLTTGSEKFWPIGAKETEKVSAGEYAYCDDDNEVICRMEVRQVEKTKVTHESKDIFFIVQGHDGMPEAAIRQTAENLAGMITSDLGGRPVYL